Below is a window of Candidatus Rickettsiella isopodorum DNA.
GATAAGGGTCGGGAGAGCGTGTACATTCCTGGAGTTTGGCGGATTATAATGTTAATTATTCGCTTCATACCAGAAAAAATTTTTAAGTGCCTAAGTATATAATATAAAAAAAATAGTATTCAATTTAAAATCCAAGACCAGATTAAGATTATTTCAATGACTTAAGTGGCAATTAACTGGTCAATTTGTTTGGAAACATTTTGATAGTCTAGCATTTGATCAAAATTCAAATAGCGATATAAGTTTTCACTCATAGTGTCAATAAATTTCATTTTTTCTCTATATTCATCTAAGTTAGGGATATAACCAAGAATTGCTGTTATCGCAGATAACTCAGCAGAAGCTAAAAAAACATTAGCATCTTTTCCCATACGATTAGGAAAGTTTCGAGTTGAGGTAGAAACGACAGTAGCACCATCACGTACACGAGCTTGATTACCCATACACAATGAACATCCGGGCATTTCCGTTCGTGCGCCTACGATGCTATAGGTTGAGTAATAACCTTCTTGCATTAATTGATGGGCATCCATTTTGGTTGGAGGTGCTATCCATAATACGGTGGGTAATCGGTTGTTAAAATTCTTTAATAAACTTCCAGCGGCACGATAATGACCAATATTAGTCATGCAGGAACCTATGAATACTTCATCGACCTTAGTTTGTGCTACAGCAGATAAAGGCTTGATATTGTCTGGATCATTAGGACAAGCTAATAAAGGTTCTTTGATCTGATTCAGATCAATTTCGATGATTTCTGCATAGTTTGCATCAACATCTGGCTCTAATAATGTAGGTTCTGCTAACCAAGTTTCCATTGCTTCAATTCGACGCTGTAAACTACGAATATCGTGATAACCATTACTGATCATCCACTTTAGAAGAGAAATATTAGAGTTTAAATATTCAATGATCGGTTCTTTATTTAAGCGAACAGTACAACCGTTTGCAGAGCGTTCCGCAGATGCATCAGCAAGTTCAAAAGCTTGTTCAATTTTAAGATTGGGTAAACCTTCAATTTCTAACACACGACCTGAAAAGATATTTTTTTTATTTTTGCTATCTAGAGTGAGTAAGCCGCGTTGTAAGGCGATATAGGGGATTGCGTTGACTAAATCACGTAATGTGATGGTAGGTTGTATTTCGCCAGTAAACCTAACTAATATTGACTCTGGCATGGTTAACGGCATCACACCCATAGCGGCTGCAAAAGCAACGATACCTGAGCCACCAGGGAAACTAATACCGATAGGAAAACGCGTATGGGAATCGCCCCCGGTACCTACCGTATCGGGTAGTAGCATTCGATTAAGCCAAGAATGGATAATTCCATCGCCGGGCCTTAATACAACCCCGCCGCGTGAAGAGAAAAAATCTGGCAAGTTATGTTGTGTTTCTATATCAACAGGTTTTGGATAAGCTGCGGTGTGGCAAAAACTTTGCATGACTAGGTCTGCAGAAAATCCAAGACATGCAAGCTCTTTTAGTTCATCTCTGGTCATGGGTCCTGTAGTATCTTGTGAACCTACGGTTGCCATTTTTGGCTCGCAGTATGTTCCAGGACTAACACCAGGCAATCCACAGGCTTTACCTACTATTTTTTGGGCTAAGGTAAATCCCTTTCCATTTTGAGGAATAATTTCGGGACGGTTAAATTCCTGGGAAAAGGGATAAGACAATGTAGCTCGTACCTTATCGGTCAATGATCGACCAATAATTAAAGGAATTCTGCCACCTGCACGTACGGCATCCATGAGTGTGAAGTTTGGTGTGAAATGAACCATTTCTTGACCTTGCTCATTCTCAATTCGTCCCTCGTAAGGATAGATGTGGATAATATTTCCCATGTGAAGCTGACTTACATCCACTTCGATAGGGAACGCACCAGAGTCTTCAGCTGTTGTACGGAAAATAGGGGCAATTTTTCCACCTAAAATAACGCCACCCCGGTTTTTATTAGGGACAAAAGGGATCCCATGGCCGATATGCCATAATAAGGAGTTGATAGCGGATTTTCGCGATGAACCGGTACCCACAACATCTCCAACAAATGCGATAGGATGACCTTTAGTTTTTAGCTGCTTAATGACTTGTAAAGCATCCGGCATACGATTACGAAACATAACTAAGCTGTGTAAAGGGATATCAGGGCGACTCCAGGCTTCAGTTGCGGGAGAAAGATCATCGGTATTGATCTCTCCAGAAACTTTAAAAACAGATAAAGTAAGCTTATTCGGCACTTTTGGCTTAGTAAGAAACCATTCCGCATTTGCCCAAGCTTCCACAACTTGATGGGCATAGTGGTTACCTTTTTTAGCTTTAGCTATGACATCATGATAGGCATCAAACATTAATAAGGTATGTGAAAGTTGTTTTGCTGCTATTTGAGCGATGTCATGTTGTCGATCGAGTAATTCAATTAGAATAGGAACATTATAGCCACCTAACATACTACCTAATAGCTCTATGGCGAGCATTGGAGTTATAAAAGGAGAATTAACTTCACCTTTTGCTAAGGCAGCAAGAAAAGCGGCTTTAACATAGGCGGCAGGATCGACTCCAGGTGCAACATGCTCAGCTAATAACTTGACTAGAAAAGCTGCTTCCTGTGAAAAAGCGGGATTTTGAATTAATTCAATACACGCTGTAACCTGTGTTGCATCAAGCGGAAGAGGCGGAATACCGAGATCAGCACGTTGCTGACTATGTTCTCGATAAGTTGCTAAAAAACGGGATGGTGATGCAGACACAATGACCTCACTTATTGTTTGATAATAGGATTATTATACTCTTTTAAATTATCATAAGTAAGTAAAGCACTTATTAAGCGCTCTCCAGAAAATATGAAAAATGACATTTTTAACCGACTTTTTCAGCTTAGACAAAAGATAAGAAATGCAGAATGTCGTTTTGGACGAAGCCCCGGTTCAGTGCAATTAATTGCTGTTAGCAAGACCCAAAATGTCGAGGCTATAAGGGCAGCAATTACTGCTGGGCAGTTTACTTTTGGTGAAAGCTACGTTCAGGAAGCTACGGAAAAAATTCTATGTCTTCAGAATTTAAAGCTAGAATGGCATTTTATAGGTAGAATGCAAGCAAATAAAGCAAAATTTATCGCTAATAATTTTTCTTGGATACACAGTCTGGCGGACTTAAGAATGGCGGTAAAATTGAATGAGTATCGAAAAGAGGCAAGTTCGACGCCACTTAATGTTTGTATCCAAGTTAATTTACAGAAAGAGGTAAGCAAAGCAGGGGTATATTTAGAACATCTGGTCTATTTAGCAAAATCAGTTGATAAGCTTCCCTATCTCAATTTACGTGGCTTAATGGCAATTCCAAAACCTGAAAAAGAATTCTCTTGCCAGCGTAAAAGTTTTAAGGCTTTACGTTTAATCTTAATAAAATTACAAGCATTAGGTTTGCAACTAGATACTTTATCGATGGGTATGTCAGAGGATTTTGAAGCAGCTATTGCAGAAGGTGCAACGCATATTCGACTAGGCACAGCAATTTTTGGAAAAAGAAAATTATAAAATGTTATAAAAAGTAATTTTTTATATATTCTTCTAGGTGAGATAAGTGGATACGTGTTTGTTGCATCGTATCGCGATCACGCACAGTGATCGTATCATGATTTTGAGAATTTTCACTTTTATTTATCGTGTCAAAATCAACTGTAATACACAACGGAGTTCCTATTTCATCATGACGTCGATAGCTTTTTCCAATATTTCCAGTATCTTCATAGGCAATTCGACCTAATCCTA
It encodes the following:
- the acnB gene encoding bifunctional aconitate hydratase 2/2-methylisocitrate dehydratase, with the protein product MSASPSRFLATYREHSQQRADLGIPPLPLDATQVTACIELIQNPAFSQEAAFLVKLLAEHVAPGVDPAAYVKAAFLAALAKGEVNSPFITPMLAIELLGSMLGGYNVPILIELLDRQHDIAQIAAKQLSHTLLMFDAYHDVIAKAKKGNHYAHQVVEAWANAEWFLTKPKVPNKLTLSVFKVSGEINTDDLSPATEAWSRPDIPLHSLVMFRNRMPDALQVIKQLKTKGHPIAFVGDVVGTGSSRKSAINSLLWHIGHGIPFVPNKNRGGVILGGKIAPIFRTTAEDSGAFPIEVDVSQLHMGNIIHIYPYEGRIENEQGQEMVHFTPNFTLMDAVRAGGRIPLIIGRSLTDKVRATLSYPFSQEFNRPEIIPQNGKGFTLAQKIVGKACGLPGVSPGTYCEPKMATVGSQDTTGPMTRDELKELACLGFSADLVMQSFCHTAAYPKPVDIETQHNLPDFFSSRGGVVLRPGDGIIHSWLNRMLLPDTVGTGGDSHTRFPIGISFPGGSGIVAFAAAMGVMPLTMPESILVRFTGEIQPTITLRDLVNAIPYIALQRGLLTLDSKNKKNIFSGRVLEIEGLPNLKIEQAFELADASAERSANGCTVRLNKEPIIEYLNSNISLLKWMISNGYHDIRSLQRRIEAMETWLAEPTLLEPDVDANYAEIIEIDLNQIKEPLLACPNDPDNIKPLSAVAQTKVDEVFIGSCMTNIGHYRAAGSLLKNFNNRLPTVLWIAPPTKMDAHQLMQEGYYSTYSIVGARTEMPGCSLCMGNQARVRDGATVVSTSTRNFPNRMGKDANVFLASAELSAITAILGYIPNLDEYREKMKFIDTMSENLYRYLNFDQMLDYQNVSKQIDQLIAT
- a CDS encoding YggS family pyridoxal phosphate-dependent enzyme codes for the protein MKNDIFNRLFQLRQKIRNAECRFGRSPGSVQLIAVSKTQNVEAIRAAITAGQFTFGESYVQEATEKILCLQNLKLEWHFIGRMQANKAKFIANNFSWIHSLADLRMAVKLNEYRKEASSTPLNVCIQVNLQKEVSKAGVYLEHLVYLAKSVDKLPYLNLRGLMAIPKPEKEFSCQRKSFKALRLILIKLQALGLQLDTLSMGMSEDFEAAIAEGATHIRLGTAIFGKRKL